GTTAATCAGGTAGACCCGGAGGACCTTCTCATAATCGGGAGAAGCGGGAAAAGACCGGTGAGGGGCTTTCTTCTGAGCTCCACTGCAGAGGTGGTATCAAGAAGGAGCAGAGCTCCCGTTATGCTTGTGCCTGAAGAAAAGGCCCCAGTAAGCAATATATGTGTTGCCTACGACGGAGGAGAGGTATCAAAGAAGGTCCTGAAACTGGCAAGAGAGCTTTCAGGGATATACGGTGCCCGGCTTCATGCCCTCTACGTAGGAGAAGAGCCACCTGAAAAGCCCGAGGGAGTTGAGCTTCAGGTTGTGCCCGGGATACCGGAAGAAAGAATATTAAGCCACTGTCAGGAGACAGGTGTTGACCTTCTTCTTATGGGTGCTTACTCAAAGGGTAGGGTTAGGGAGCTTTTCCTTGGAAGCGTCACCAGCTTTGTGATGCATCACATAAACATACCCCTTCTTCTGGTGAAGTGATATGGGGAAGCTCTATGTGGTGGCTACGCCCATCGGAAACCTCAAAGACATAACCCTGAGGGCTCTTGAGGTCCTCCAGAGCGTGAACTTTATAGCCTGTGAAGACACAAGGAGAACCCTCATACTGCTAAACCACTACAACATAAAGGAAAAAAAACTCATATCCTACTACGAGCCCAAGGAAAGCGTGCAGGTGCCAAAGGTGCTCAAGCTCCTTGAAAAGGAAGACGTGGCGCTGGTGAGCGATGCGGGCATGCCATCCATTTCAGACCCGGGTTACAGGCTAATTAGAGCCTGCATAGAAAAGGGCATTCCAGTGGAGGTCGTCCCCGGACCAAGTGCAGTGCTTACAGCCCTTGTGGGCTCGGGCCTGCCCACCGACAGGTTTGCCTTTGTGGGCTTTTTGCCACGAAAGGGGCTTGAGAAGTTCTATGAAGAGCTAAAAGCTTATACAGACACTACCCTCATAGCCTTTGAGTCACCCAACAGACTCCTGAAAAGCTTGCAGGCGATGGAGAAAGTCTACGGTGGGGAGCTTCCCGTTTGCGTTGCCAGAGAGCTCACAAAGCTTCACGAAGAATACATCAGAGGTAAACTTTCTGAGGTGCTCAAAGAGCTGGAAGGCAGGGGAGATATAAAGGGTGAGGTGGTTGTGTCGTGGAGGATTTCATGACAGACCCACAGCTCCTTGACCGCTGGGATAAGGAATACTTCTGGCATCCTTTCACCCAGATGAAGGTCTACCGGGAGGAGGAAAACCTCATATTTGAAAGGGGAGAGGGCGTTTATCTGTATGACATAAAGGGGAGGAGATTTATTGATGCCATATCTTCGCTGTGGTGCAACGTGCACGGACACAACCACCCAGAGCTAAACAGAGCCCTCATTGAACAGCTTCAGAAGGTGGCTCACACCACCACCCTCGGAAGCTCCAACGTGCCTGCCATATTGTTGGCAAAAAGGCTCATGGAGATTGCTCCAGAGGGTCTTACAAAGGTCTTTTATTCGGAGGACGGTGCGGAGGCAGTGGAGATTGCCCTCAAGCTGGCTTATCAGTACTGGAGAAACATAGGAGAAAGGAGAAGGGTCTTTATTACCCTTTCGGAAGCCTACCATGGGGACACCCTTGGAGCGGTAAGCGTTGGAGGCATTGACCTTTTTCATGGCACCTACAGAGACCTGCTCTTTGAAACCATAAAGCTACCTTCACCCTACCTATTCTGCAGAGAGAGATATGGCGGGCTCTGTGAAGAGTGCAGGGATGAGCTTTTGAGCATGCTGGAGGAGACTCTCAAGAGCAGGGATGACATTGTGGCAGTTAGCCTTGAGGCGGGCATTCAGGGTGCAGCGGGCATGCTTCCCTTTCCAAGGGGCTTTTTAAGGGGTGTGAGAGAGCTAACGAGAAAGTACAACACACTCCTTATAGTGGACGAGGTGGCAACGGGCTTTGGAAGGACGGGAAGTATGTTTTACTGTGAGCAGGAAGGGGTTAGCCCTGACTTTATGTGCCTCGGAAAGGGCATCACTGGAGGATATCTTCCCCTTGCGGCAACGCTCACCACAGAGGAGGTCTTCAACGCCTTTCTGGGAGAGTTTGGAGAGCTAAAGCACTTCTATCATGGACACACCTACACGGGCAACAACCTCGCCTGTGCGGTGGCTCTGGCAAACCTTGAGGTCTTTGAGAAGGAGAAAACTCTGGAAAAACTCCAGCCCAAGATAGAGCATCTCTCAAAGAGGCTCCAGGAGTTCTGGGAGCTTCCCCACGTGGGAGATGTGCGACAGCTGGGCTTTATGGCAGGCATAGAGCTGGTAAAGGACAGAAGCACCGGCGAGAAGTTCCCCTACGGAGAAAGAACCGGCTTTAAGGTTGCTTACAGATGCAGAGAAAGGGGCGTCTTTCTCAGACCCCTGGGCGATGTGATGGTGCTCATGATGCCACTGGTGATAAGCCTTGAGGATATGGACTATGTGCTGGACACTCTCAAGTGGGCTATAGCTCAGCTTTGAACCTGTCCTTCAGTGTTTCTGTCTCCACAAAGAGCTTTTTTGAGAAGTCCACCACCACTTCTAAAAGTTCGCCAAGCTCTTCCGGGAGGTATGTGTGAGCTATCTTGTTTCTCAGAAGCCTCGCACTGAGCCAGAGCTCCGCATCTTTAACAAAACCCGCCCTCTAAAGCCTGAGAAGTCTGTTTCTCAGAGTGTCTGACTTTTTGCCAAAAAGATACAGCTCAAGGGTGGTAAAAAAGCTCAGTACGGTTTCCACAAACTTTTCAAACCTGAAGCTCATAGCATCATACCTTTCAAGCTCCTCCGGCTCATATTCCCTCTTTGGGTCGTAGGGTGTGTAGCCCTTTATGGAAGCCTCCAGAAGTCTTTTGCTTTTCAGCACATCTTCAAAGCTCTTCTGGACGAATCCTTTTTGCATTCTTCAGCATCTCTCTGAAAAAGGGCTTATCTCTGTAGACGAGCACGTCTATGTCCTGCTCGCATTCCATGAAAAACTTTGTCTGAACTCTGAGGGCGAGCTCTACGGGGTTTTCCGGCTTTGAAGGAATCAGCAATATGTCTATGTCCCCACCCCTGAGGTCGTCCCTCAGCCTTGAGCCAAAGAGATAAACCTCACCCTCAAAGCCTTCAAGTGCTTTCTTTAGAGCCCTTCTCTCCTCCTCCGACAGCCTCATCGCACAGCCTCAACAATTCTACCCTGTTTCCCCTGTCCGTCTCAAAGACTTTCTGGGTCTGTGTCTTTGCTCTGAGCACATAACCAAGGGCAAGAGGTCTGAGAGGGCTCACAGAAGTTATAACGCCTATGTCTTTGTCTTCATGCCTTATCTTCTCACCCTCTGAAAGCCCCTCACCTTCAAAGAGTGCCAGCACCCTCGGAAGCCTTCCCCTGTAGTGGACCCTTGCTATGGCTTCCTGACCCACATAACAGCCCTTTGTAAGGCTTATGGCATATTTTAGAAGGCACGCCTCAAGAGGGGAAAAGCCATCCTTTAACTCTTTGCCAAGCGCTGGCACGAGCCTTTCAACCCTGAGGTCTTCAAACTCCTCCTCAGAGAGCTCTTTTCCGGGAAGCTCCAGACCCGAGAGGTCTCCCACAAGGTCGTAGCCCTTCTCTCTGAGCCTTATGGGGTTGCAGGCTACAAGAACACCCTTCGCCTCCCTTACCTCACCCTCCTGCTGTGCAAAACCGAAGCGAGAAAGGAGAAACTCATCTACACCTTCACCAAAGACAAAAACATGCTCCATGCTGAGCACCTCAAAGTAAACCCTCATGGAGAGCTTAAGACGGTTGAACTCCTCCACCACCCTATCAGGGTCAAGGGGGGTATCAAGCAGGTAGCTGTCCCCCAGCCTGTAGACAAAAAATTCCCCTATAGGAAAGCCGTTCTGTCTGAGCCAGAGGTTGTAAGTGAGGGTGTTTTCTTTCATACCCTTTATGTCGTTGGTGAGCAGGTTGTGCAGGAAGGCGGTATGCTCTTCTGCCATGCCCTTTGGAAGTAATTTACCGGTTTTTCCGTAGACCTTTATCTTTCCTCTCCTTAACCTGAGCCATTGCATAGGTGAAAATTATCTGAAAAGCAGAACTCCCTTTCAATGACAGGGGTCAAGCCTACGTCTTTCTCAGCTTCACGAAACCATAAAGCACCATCAGGATGGTCAGTCCGGCCATCAGGTAGACTACAAACTCCTTCAAAAGATGTGGAACTACAAAAAGAAGGATTATGGCTGTGGCTATCATAAAGCCGAGGGTTATAACGCTCATGGCGAGTCTGTTTATATCTTTTCTAAGGTCTTCAATAAGCTTTTCCTCTCCAGTATAATCAACGGATACCCTCAGCTCTCCTCTCTCCAGCTCTCTTAAGAACTTCTTTGTCTTTGGCACCGCCTCAAGCCCCAGCTTCGTGAGCATTAGAGTGTTCTTCACAAACTCACTTTTTGTGAGCATGGGAAATATCATGCGCCTGAACCCCTTTTTCACAAGAGGCTCTATCTCCTTAACAAGCCTGAAGTCCGGGTCAAGCTGTATGGCAGTCCCCTCCGCAAGAGCGAGGGTTTTAAGAAGAAGGAATAGGTCTGAGGGCAGTTTCATCCTGTATTTGTAGGAAAGCCTCAGAGTGTCGTTCACTACCTTGGAGAGTTTGACCTCCCTCACGGGTTGCATAAAGTAGTAAGAAAAGAGTATTTCAAGCTCCCTGCTGAGGAATTTCTCGCTCCTTGTTCTCGCAGAAACTCCAAGATCGTAGAGGGCATCCATCACAAGGTCAAGGTCATTCCTGAGTATGCCATACATGAGCTGAAAGAGGTTTAGCCTGTCCATGTTGCTCACAGTGCCCACCATGCCGTAGTCCAGAAGGGCTATTCTTCCATCTTTCATGACAAGAAAGTTCCCCGGATGTGGGTCAGCATGGAAGAAGCCATCTTCAAATATCATCTTTATGTATATCCTTGCACCTCTCTTCGCAAGAGCCCTGAGGTCGTATCCCGCTTTTGTTAGTTCAGGCACGCTGTTTATCTTTATGCCCTCCACATACTCAAGGCACAGAACCCTCCTCGTAGTGTAGTCCCAATAAACCTCTGGCATGTAGACACCCCTGTAATCCTGAAAATTCTTTCTAAAGGTTTCACAGTTCCTCCCCTCCCTTATGTAGTCCAGTTCATTCCTTATGGTGTAAGAAAACTCCTCCACAAGGGACTGTATGTTCCACCTTCTACCAAGTTCTGTTCTTGAAGCTCTTTCTGCAAACTCTTCAAGTATGGCAAGGTCCTCTTCTATTTCCTTCTCTACACCGGGCTTCTGGACCTTGAGCACTACCTCCTTTCCATCCTTTAGCCTTGCCCTGTGCACCTGCCCTATGGATGCGGAGGCAAGGGGCTCATCCTCAAAGTATTCAAAGACCTCCTCCACAGGCTTGCCAAGCTCTTCTTCAATTATCCTCCTTATCTGCTCCGGTTCCGAGGGTGGAACCCTGTCCTGAAGTTTTGAAAGCTCAAGTATGTAGCTTTCTGGCATAATGTCTGGCCTAGTGCTGAGTATCTGACCTATCTTTATGAAGGTTACTCCAAGCTCCTCAAAAGCAAGCCTAAGATGTTCCTCCTCCCTGTAGGGCTCCTTCTTCTTTCTGTGTCCCATGACACCCCAGTGGAAGGGAAGTAAATAACCAAGTCCAGCTTTTGCCAACACAAAGCCAAAGCCATGCTTTGCAAGAACTTTTGCTATGTGTAGTTTCCTTCTGGTGTGTGCCATATTTAAAGCATACCTAAAACCCTATGACCTCTGCTATAATCTTTTAACCTAAAAATCTTCTGGAGGCAGGCATGAAGCTGCACGAGCATCAGGCAAAGGAGCTTCTGAAAAGATACGGACTACCCGTTCCAGAGGGAAGGGTTGCCTTTTCTCCACAGGAGGCTCTGCAGGCGGCAGAAGAACTCGGTGAGTTTCCCCTTGTGGTAAAGGCACAAGTGCACTGTGGTGGGCGTGGAAAGGCTGGAGGCGTAAAGCTGGTCAGGAATATGGATGAGCTTCAGCAGGCGGTAGAGGGAATGCTTGGCAAGGTTCTCAAAACCTTTCAGTGTCCCGATGGCAAGCCCGTCAGCAGGGTCTGGATAGAGAAGGCGACCAACATTGAAAGGGAATACTACCTTTCCATTACCCTTGACAGGGCGGTTTCAAAGCCCGTGCTCATGGCTTCTTCGGAAGGTGGTATGGAAATAGAGGAAGTGGCAAAGGAAAAGCCCGAAGCCATACACATGCTACACATAGACCCAGCCCTTGGTCTTATGCCCTCTCAGGCAAGAAAAATAGCCTTCAGACTGGGGCTTCCGGTAAACGAGTTTGTGAAGATAGCTCTGGCTCTATACAGAGCATACATGGAGCTGGATGCAAGCCTTGTGGAGATAAACCCTCTTGTGCTCACTAAGGAGGGAAGCCTTGTGCTTTTAGACGCCAAGGTGGAGCTGGATGACAATGCCCTCCTCAGGCACAGAGACCTTGAAGAAATTGAAGACCTCACCCAGCTTGACCCCCTTGAGGTGGAGGCAAAAAAATACAACCTCAACTACATAAAGCTGGATGGGAACATAGGCTGTATGGTAAACGGTGCAGGACTTGCCATGACCACCATGGACATAATAAAGCTTGCCGGAGGCGAGCCCGCCAACTTCCTTGACGTGGGTGGAGGAGCAAACGTGGAACAGATAGCCAACGCCTTCAGAATACTCATGGCAGACCCAAATGTAAAGGCAGTCTTTATAAACATCTTTGGTGGAATTCTGCGTTGCGACAGGCTGGCAAATGGTCTCATAGAGGCAGCAAAAATCGTGGAGATAAAGGTGCCCGTGGTTGTCCGCATGGAGGGCACCAACGTTGAGGAGGGAAGAAGACTCCTTGCAGAATCTGGGCTCAACTTCATAAACGCAGAGGACATGTGGGATGGAGCCAAAAAGGCAGTGGAGAAGGCATCTAAAGGAGGTTAGACCATGTCAATCCTTGTAGACAAAAACACAAAGGTAGTCGTTCAGGGCATCACGGGTAAAGAGGGCTCTTTCCATGCCACCCAGTGCAAGGCATACGGCACTCAGGTGGTGGCAGGTGTTACGCCCGGCAAGGCAGGTCAGCAGGTGGAGGGTATACCTGTTTTCAACACCGTAGAGGATGCAGTCAGAGAAACCGGTGCCAACTGCTCTCTTATATTCGTCCCTCCAGCTTTTGCAGGGGATGCTATAGTGGAGGCCCTTGATGCAGGCATAAGGCTTGTAGTCTGCATCACCGAAGGCATACCCGTCAGGGACATGATGATGGTAAAGGACTATATGAGGAAAAACTACCCTGATGCAAAGCTTATAGGACCCAACTGCCCCGGGGTGATAACCCCTGGAGAGGCAAAGGTGGGCATAATGCCCGGACACATATTTAAAAGAGGAACAATCGGCATAGTTTCAAGGAGCGGAACGCTCACCTACGAAGCCTCTTACCAGCTCACCCAGTATGGGCTTGGACAATCCACTGCCGTGGGCATAGGCGGGGACCCTGTGCACGGGCTTTCTCACAGGGATGTTATTGCCATGTTCAACGAAGACCCGGAAACGGAAGCCATACTCATGATAGGGGAGATCGGTGGAACCGCAGAGGAAGAGGCGGCGGAGTATATAAAGGGCTATGTAAAAAAGCCCGTCTTTGCCTACATAGCTGGCATAACCGCACCACCGGGAAGACGCATGGGACACGCAGGAGCCATAATAAGCGGAGGTAAAGGCACCGCTCAGGCAAAGATGGAAGCTCTCAGAGATGCAGGGGTTCATGTTATAGAAAACCCTGCCTTCATAGGTAAGAGAGTGGCGGAGACACTTGGCAGGCTATGATTAAGTTTATATTGATAAATTGAACCTGTGATATATTTTTTAAACTCAATCTTTTCAAAGGAGGTGTTAATATGGCTTTGAAGACTATGGTTGACCCAGACACCTGTACCTCATGCGAGCTCTGCTACGATAGAGTTCCAGAGGTTTACAAGAATAGAGGCGATGGCATAGCTGAAGTTGTCAGCCCCGGACCCGACGGTTGGATGATGGTGCCTGCCGAGCTAGAGAACGAGGTTAAAGAGGTTACAGACGAATGCCCGAGCGGGTCCATAATAACGGAAGAAGTTTAAGGATAAAGGTTGACATAGATACCTGCACCGCATGCGAGCTCTGCTACGACAGACTACCAGAGGTCTTCGTTGATAGGGGGGATGGCATCCCCCTCGTTATGATAAAAGTGCCCCTTGAGAGCGTCTACGGGGAGCTTCTTCAGGTAGCAGAGGACTGTCCCAGCGGCTCTATCATTCTTTACTGAGTTGGACAGGATTGTTTTTCTCGGAACTGCAGGCGGTAGAGCGAGCGTATTCAGGTTTTTGAGAAGGTCTGGAGGTTTTTTGCTCTTCCTTTCGGGAAACACAGTGCACGTGGACCCCGGACCAGGAGCCTTTGTTTATCTTCATCAAATGGGGATTGACCCGCGACATATTGACCTTGTAGTTCTCTCTCATATACATCTTGACCACTCCTCTGACGTGAACTCTGTGATAGAATCGGCCACCGATGGCGGAAAGATAAGGCGCGTGGCGCTGTTTGCTCCAAGGTCGGCCTTTGAGGGACAGCACAGAGTAGTTTTGCCTTTCATAAGAGAAAGGCTTGCAATGGAGGGCTTTCTGAAAGAAGGAGAAGAACTCTCCTACGGGACTGTAAATGTAAGTGCAGTTATGAAACATACCCATCACGGTGCAGAAACCTATGCCCTTCTGTTTAACCGTAAGGTCCTCTACGTATCCTGTGCTCTGTATGAAGACAGAATGCTGCAGGCATATCCCCATAATGTGGATTTAATGATTATAAACACCACCCTCTACAGGAAGACAAAGCCCATAGACCATCTTACCGTTGAGGATGCAGAAAAGCTCATAGCCAACCTGAAACCCAGGAAGGTTATACTTACCCATTTTGGGTATGAGTTCCTGACACAGCATGACCCAGAGAGGGTCGCTGAGGAATTATCCCATAAATACGGAATTCCCGTCCTTTCAGCAAAAGACTTCATGGAGGTAAGCCTTTAGTGCTTGAGCACCTCTTCCCCCAGCTGAAAAAATGGGCAGAGGAGTTTGTGCAGGAGCATGGCTATACAGCCCTCTTTTTGCTCTCCTTTACAGAGTCCATAATACAGCCGGTCCCACCCTACCCTTTTATAGTAAGTGCTCCCATATTCAGGCTAAGCCCCTATACTGCTGGGCTGGTTGCTTTTGCAGGGAATATACTGGGTGCTCTGGTTGCCTACTATCTTGCAAAGTTTCTTGGAGAGGCCTTTGTAAAAAAGATTTTTGGCAAAAGGCTGTATCTGAAGGGAGAAGCCCTCTTCAACAGATATGGCTTCTGGGCTGTTCTTGTGGGAGAACCTTACAAGCTGGTGTGCTGGCTTGCGGGGCTTTTCCACATGCCCCTGTGGAGCTTTATAGTGGCAAGCCTTATAGCAAGGGCACTGAGGATTGGAGTCTTCGTTCTCTTCGGGGATGTTCTGGAGAGGATTCTGAATTAATGGGTGCGGGAGGACTCGAACCCCCAACCGGGCGGTTATGAGCCGCCCGCTCTGCCATTGAGCTACGCACCCTCAGAAAAGATATTATAAAACCTCTTGACAAGCTTTGCAACCCTGTGGTAGAGTTTTGGAAACTAGGCCAGGGAGGTATAGTCATGAAGAAGTATATCTTTGCCATTGCCCTGGTGGGAGCTCTCTGCAAGCCCATAATGGACGCGTCTCCCATGGGTATAGGTGGGCCTTCAGAGGTCTCTTACCAGAGCGGTGAACAGCCCGGCGATGAAATTTTTGACGTTGATACGGTAAGCAAGATTATAGCCACTGAGATGTCTCTTGAAGAGGCCATGAGGGAGCTTGTCAATGTGAAAACCGTTGAGACTGTAAGACCAGACCTCTGGCCCGTTGTGGGTGTTATAACCTCCGACTACGGATGGAGAAATATGGGAGGAAGAAGGGAGTTTCATACTGGAATAGACATATCGGCACCCTATGGGACCCCAGTGGTTTCAGCGGCAGAAGGCAGAGTCATATATGCAGGATGGATAAGAGGCTACGGAAAGACTGTAATAATCTATCATGGTTATGGCTTTGCCACCATATATGCTCATTTATCAGACATCAAGGTTTCCTACTCAGACAGGGTTGTAAAGGGTCAGATAATAGGAAGTGTGGGAACCACCGGAAGAGCCTTTGGTCCACATCTCCACTATGAGGTTCTGAAATACGGAGTGAGGCAGAACCCCATAGCCTATCTGCCTTAGAGAAGCCCCCTTCTCTTCAGGGCATCTTCGTATATCCTTTTGTAGAGGTGATTCCACTCTGGAGTGCCTTCCACGATTCTCTTTGAGTAGGACCTTATCCTTTCTCTCACCTCTCTGTCTATCTCTTCTTCTTCCTTTACTGCCTCCATGAGTATTTCCCTTATCCTGTTTCTTATGATACCGGGCTCCTCGTATATCTCCACTTCAGGGTCTTCCATTATCATATCCCTTATCCTGTGGGCTATCTGGTTCATCCTCTCCCTTCTACTTGTGTGTATGTTCATCTCCTCTGCCAGCTTGCTCCTGACTGTTTTGTATGCTGTTCTGTAATCAAGACTGGTTTCTTCAAGAAGCTCAAGCTTTTCTTTGAGTATCTCCTTCGTTTTTTCATCAAGCAGTCTCTCCTGCTCCTCTGCTTCCCTGAATATGGCAACTATCTTTTTCTTAAAGGCATAAGGGTCCTCCGGCTCTATTATTCTTTCATTTTCATAAAGTTCCTTTAAAATCCTGTCTGCTATTCTCTCCACAAGCTTCTCGGGTAGCCTCATACACCGCCTCCTAAATCTTATCAATTATATCATATAAAACACTCAAGAAGGTTCATTACCTCTTGCGTATATCCACCGTCATCCTCGTTAATTATCAGAGGTTTTTCAATAACCGGGTATGGTCTTAGATTTTTTAAACCATGTATGCGCACTATTTTTGAGTTTTTATGCAGTTTTGGATAAAAAAATCTAAGGTGTGCTGCTTCTATTCTGTTGTTTTTCATGTGTATAATAGCATCTACCAGACGACCTGAAGCTATTAGAAGGTTAAAATGTCCTCCATCTTTAAGCAGAAAGCCTGCAGTTTTTATAAAATCTTCAAGACTTGTATCTGTCTCATGATGATACTGATTGTAGGTTGATTGTCCCCTATAGAAGGGTGGATTGGCAACTACCACGTTAAAACTCTGTGCCCCTAAAAAATCCCTTGCCTTTCTGAGGTCAAGCTCAAGAATATGAATTTTCTCTTCCAGTTTGTTGAGTATTACATTTTCTTTCAGAAGTTCAAGCATTAAATGGTCTCTCTCCATAGCCCAGACCTCACAACCATATCTGAGAGCTGTAAGTATGGAAAGAGCGCCAAAGCCTGCACCAAGGTCAAGAACTCTTGAGTTTTTCTTTATGCCCCTGAGGTTTGCCACAAAAAGAACTTCCACTATGGAGAGCCTGTGGGCTTTTGGTTGTCTGAACCTTACCTTCCCCCTGAAAAAAACAAACTCCTTAAACTCTTCCAAACCTCTCAACGAGTTCGAGCAGTGTTCTAGCCCTTTCCCTGACCTTTTCCCACTCTTCTATCTCCTCCATGGTCTGGGCTGTTGCCAGCTTTCTCATCGCCTGGTCAAAGAGCTCCTTCTCTTTACCCGGGTCAATATCCCCCATGTTGTAAGCTTCCTCTGCAAGAATTATGACCTTTTCTGGAGTCACATCCACAAAGCCATAGGTGACCGCAACACCGTTTTCCATCTTACCGTCAAAGTAAACAAGCCCGGGCTTGAGCATGGTCATGAGATACATATGCTTTTCAAGAACACCTATTTCACCCTCTGCAGTGGGTATGTTTACAGAGTGAACCTCCCTTGAAAAATGTAGTCCCTGGGGCGTTACTATTTCCACCTTTATCATGGCGTTAAAATTATACCATGAAGGTATATGCCCTCGGAAAACTCTCGCGCATGCTCTCCACAACCCTTTTCCACGCGATGGCAGAGCTGGGTTATACAGGACTTGTCCTCTGTGAGCCAGAAGACACTTATGTGAGTCTTGGTTACTTTGACAGGGCTCAGGAGCTCATAGACCTCAAAAGGTGCAGGGAGCTCAGCATAGGAATCATAAGGAGGCAGATTGGGGGAGGTGCAGTCCTGCTTGCGCCAGGTCAGGTTTTTTACCAGCTTATACTTCCAAAGAATCTGGTCCCCTTCAGGGTAGAGGACGCCTATAAGAAGCTCTCTCAGCCCGTCATAAGGGCTTATAATAGGCTCGGGCTTGAGGTGGAATACAGACCTATAAATGACCTTTTGGTGAAGGCATCACAGAGGAAGATAAGCGGGCAAGGGGCAGGAGACATAGGAAAGTTCTTTGTGTTTGTGGGAAACATTCTTATGAGCTTTGACCCTGACCTTATGGCAGAACTTTTTTTGCTTCCCCATGAGGCTCTCAGAGAAGAGGTCAGAGGGAGTCTCTGGGAAAACATAGGATGGCTGGAGAGGGAGCTGGGAAGGTCTTTCTCTTTTGAGGAGGTCTCTGGGGCTCTGCTTGAGGAGTTTGTGCAGGAGTTTGAATTTGATGGATACGCGGAAGTGCCCTCCGATGCCCTCGAGCTTGCAGAAAAGCTAAGAATAGATATGACCTCAGAGGAGACCATACTTGAGGACACGGGAAGAAGGCACGAAGCCATAAAAATAAGGGAGGGGGTGTATGTCTGGAAGGGCTAACCTATATTTTAAAAAACCATGCTGAAGACAGAAGAGATTAGAGAGCTCTACGAGAAGGATTTTTACAGATGGGTGCATGAAAACCTTGAGCTTCTGAGGAAAGGGGAATACGACCTCGTAGACTGGGAGAACCTTCTTGAAGAGGTTGAGTATATGGCGAGAAAGTATGAGGATGAGCTTAAGGAAAGGCTTGGAGTTTATATGGAGCACAGGTATAAGATAGAAAACTTCAAGAAACTTGCCGGGAACGAAACAGCCGGGTCTGGATGGAATAAAAGCATATTAAACCAGCTTGTTGAAATATCAAGAATACTTGAGGATAACCCGAGCCTCAGGAGTAAACTTCCGGGGCTTTTACAGCCCGCATGGGGTTACGCTTTAAAGAGGCTAAAGGCATGGCTTATCAGAAACAAGTTCAACCCAGAAGACTTCAACCTGCCAGAAATGTGTCCCTATGGCTACGAGGACATTATGAAGGATATTGCTAAATTTTAGACAGTGCTTTACGATAATAAGAAGAGGGAGGTGTAAATGTTTGGTGCTACCTTTGGCATAGTGGCTCAGGGGCTTGAACTTTTCAGAAAGTCTGCAGACATCAGAAACAGAAACATACTGAACGCCAACAATCCCGACTACGCCCAGGAAGACCCGGTCATAAAGAGCCTTGCACCCGTGGGTATAAGGCTGGAGGATATTCTCAGAAGTCAGAACTTTTACTACATGTCTCTGAGAAATCAGAAGCTCTCGGTGGTCTCCTCCCTTGACACCGCCATAAAGGGAAACTCTCAGATAGAAAACCTCTTTCAGGAGTTTACTCAAGGGCTGGGGGGTAGCGAATACATAAACCGCTTTTTCACCGCCTACCAGAACCTGATGAAAGAGCCCACAAACGAAGGAGCAAGAAGTGAACTCTTAAACTCTGCCCAGAGCCTTATTTCATACCTGAAGGACAGAAGAAAGGACATGGACAGAACCCTTGCCAGCACGGACTATGACATGAGGCAATACATAGGCAGGATAAACACACTCACAAAAAAGATTGCTCAGATAAATCAGGAAATACTCACGGGCTATGCCCAGACTTACGCAAGAGGAAGAGATTACAAAAATCTTCTGGATGAGAGAGATAGATA
The Aquificaceae bacterium genome window above contains:
- the atpC gene encoding ATP synthase F1 subunit epsilon, which codes for MIKVEIVTPQGLHFSREVHSVNIPTAEGEIGVLEKHMYLMTMLKPGLVYFDGKMENGVAVTYGFVDVTPEKVIILAEEAYNMGDIDPGKEKELFDQAMRKLATAQTMEEIEEWEKVRERARTLLELVERFGRV
- a CDS encoding DUF29 domain-containing protein, with translation MLKTEEIRELYEKDFYRWVHENLELLRKGEYDLVDWENLLEEVEYMARKYEDELKERLGVYMEHRYKIENFKKLAGNETAGSGWNKSILNQLVEISRILEDNPSLRSKLPGLLQPAWGYALKRLKAWLIRNKFNPEDFNLPEMCPYGYEDIMKDIAKF
- a CDS encoding methyltransferase, giving the protein MEEFKEFVFFRGKVRFRQPKAHRLSIVEVLFVANLRGIKKNSRVLDLGAGFGALSILTALRYGCEVWAMERDHLMLELLKENVILNKLEEKIHILELDLRKARDFLGAQSFNVVVANPPFYRGQSTYNQYHHETDTSLEDFIKTAGFLLKDGGHFNLLIASGRLVDAIIHMKNNRIEAAHLRFFYPKLHKNSKIVRIHGLKNLRPYPVIEKPLIINEDDGGYTQEVMNLLECFI
- a CDS encoding lipoate--protein ligase family protein, coding for MKVYALGKLSRMLSTTLFHAMAELGYTGLVLCEPEDTYVSLGYFDRAQELIDLKRCRELSIGIIRRQIGGGAVLLAPGQVFYQLILPKNLVPFRVEDAYKKLSQPVIRAYNRLGLEVEYRPINDLLVKASQRKISGQGAGDIGKFFVFVGNILMSFDPDLMAELFLLPHEALREEVRGSLWENIGWLERELGRSFSFEEVSGALLEEFVQEFEFDGYAEVPSDALELAEKLRIDMTSEETILEDTGRRHEAIKIREGVYVWKG